Proteins from a single region of Thermococcus sp. CX2:
- a CDS encoding beta-CASP ribonuclease aCPSF1, with amino-acid sequence MIRRETFVDDILRDIKAVISQMVPKEARITDVEFEGPELVIYVKNPEAIMQDGELIKNLAKVLKKRISVRPDPDVLLPPERAEEMIKALVPPEAEITNISFDPSVGEVLIEAKKPGLVIGKNGETLRLITQKVHWAPRVIRTPPIQSQTIYSIRQILQTESKDRRKFLRQVGRNIYRKPELKSEWIRITGLGGFREVGRSALLVQTNESYVLVDFGINIAALRDPKKAFPHFDAPEFRYVLDAGLLDAIIITHAHLDHSGLLPYLFRFNLFDGPIYTTPPTRDLMVLLQKDFIEIQQMSGMEPLYRPKDIKEVIKHTITLDYGEVRDIAPDMRLTLHNAGHILGSSIVHLHIGNGLHNIAITGDFKFIPTRLFEPAVSRFPRLETLVMESTYGGSNDYQMPREEAEKRLIEIIHQTIRRKGKVLIPSMAVGRAQEIMMVLEEYARVGGIDVPIYLDGMIWEATAIHTAYPEYLSKHLREQIFHEGYNPFLNPIFKSVANSRERQDIIDSDEPAIIIATSGMLVGGPSVEYFKQLAPDPRNSMIFVSYQAEGTLGRQVQRGLREIPLVGEDGRTEVVQVNMEVYTIDGFSGHADRRELMSYIARLRPRPERVITVHGEAHKCLDLSTSIHKKFGLSTRAPNNLDAIRLK; translated from the coding sequence TTGATAAGGAGAGAGACCTTCGTTGATGACATTCTACGCGATATAAAAGCAGTAATTTCCCAGATGGTTCCTAAGGAGGCAAGGATTACGGACGTTGAGTTCGAGGGGCCGGAGCTGGTTATTTACGTCAAGAATCCCGAGGCCATAATGCAGGACGGTGAGCTGATAAAGAACCTCGCCAAGGTGCTCAAGAAGAGGATAAGTGTAAGGCCTGATCCAGACGTTCTCCTCCCACCTGAGCGCGCGGAGGAGATGATAAAAGCTCTCGTCCCGCCTGAGGCCGAGATAACCAACATAAGCTTTGATCCATCTGTCGGTGAGGTTCTAATAGAGGCCAAAAAGCCGGGTCTCGTCATTGGAAAGAACGGCGAGACGCTTCGTTTAATCACTCAGAAGGTTCACTGGGCGCCGCGCGTTATAAGGACACCGCCCATACAGTCCCAGACGATTTACTCAATCCGGCAGATCCTTCAGACTGAGAGCAAGGACAGGAGGAAGTTCCTCAGGCAGGTGGGCAGGAACATCTACCGCAAGCCCGAGCTCAAGAGTGAGTGGATTAGAATCACGGGCCTTGGAGGCTTCCGTGAGGTTGGCAGGAGTGCGCTGCTCGTCCAGACCAACGAGAGCTATGTGCTGGTCGACTTTGGTATCAATATAGCTGCCCTCCGCGACCCAAAGAAGGCCTTCCCGCACTTCGACGCGCCCGAGTTCCGCTACGTCCTGGATGCAGGCCTTCTTGATGCCATAATCATAACCCACGCCCATCTCGACCACAGCGGTTTGCTGCCCTACCTCTTCAGGTTCAACCTCTTCGACGGGCCGATATACACGACCCCGCCGACGAGGGACCTGATGGTGCTCCTCCAGAAGGACTTCATCGAAATCCAGCAGATGAGCGGTATGGAGCCTCTCTACAGGCCGAAGGATATCAAGGAGGTCATCAAGCACACCATAACCCTTGACTACGGTGAGGTCCGTGACATTGCCCCGGACATGAGGCTTACGCTCCACAACGCCGGCCACATCCTTGGTTCGTCCATAGTCCACCTCCACATAGGCAACGGACTGCACAACATAGCCATAACAGGCGACTTCAAGTTCATCCCCACGAGGCTCTTCGAGCCAGCCGTGAGCAGGTTCCCCCGCCTGGAGACCCTCGTGATGGAATCGACTTACGGTGGAAGCAACGACTACCAGATGCCGCGTGAGGAAGCCGAGAAGCGCTTGATAGAGATCATACACCAGACCATCAGGAGGAAGGGCAAGGTCTTGATTCCGTCGATGGCCGTCGGTAGAGCCCAGGAGATAATGATGGTGCTCGAGGAGTACGCGCGCGTCGGCGGCATAGACGTGCCCATTTACCTCGACGGAATGATATGGGAAGCAACCGCCATACACACGGCCTATCCGGAGTACCTCAGCAAGCACCTCCGCGAGCAGATATTCCACGAGGGCTACAACCCGTTCCTCAACCCGATATTCAAGAGCGTCGCCAACAGCAGGGAGAGGCAGGACATCATAGACAGCGACGAGCCGGCGATAATCATAGCGACATCGGGCATGCTCGTTGGTGGGCCGAGCGTTGAGTACTTCAAGCAGCTCGCTCCCGATCCGAGGAACAGCATGATATTCGTCAGCTACCAGGCAGAGGGAACGCTCGGAAGGCAGGTGCAGCGCGGCCTGCGTGAGATCCCACTGGTCGGTGAGGATGGCAGGACAGAGGTCGTTCAGGTCAACATGGAGGTTTACACCATCGATGGCTTCTCCGGTCACGCAGACAGACGGGAGCTCATGAGCTACATTGCCCGCCTCAGGCCAAGGCCAGAGAGGGTCATCACCGTCCACGGAGAGGCGCACAAGTGTCTCGACCTCTCAACGAGCATCCACAAGAAGTTCGGTCTCAGCACAAGGGCTCCGAACAACCTCGACGCGATCAGGTTGAAGTGA
- a CDS encoding pyridoxal-phosphate dependent enzyme — protein MRVKCPSCGRVYSSLIPPKCSCGASLTITYDYESIDVSKWRNRVKGVWRYRELLPDVKEVVSLSEGGTPLLKAKLGEELGLNVFIKDETRNPTGSFRDRLVSVAVSHGLPYAENGFVVASNGNAAASLAAYAARAGKEAYTVVPKLIEKCKLTQIAAFGARIIRYGESVDEGISYADGLAEGKGLYNVTPERNVVGLEGQKTIAFELWEELSPTHVIVPTGSGSNLYSIYKGFKELLTIGAIDEMPRMIAVQAERCSPIASEVLGIEPKAEPTKALGLYVKNPLTKELALEAIRESDGTAVLVGEDELDLGERLLAKEGIFAEYASAVIVPALLKLAEEGYFDRDDRIALIVTSSGLKGHYSESREKFAIGGTKLEILKLLSGRSMYGYEIWEALEKPLKYQAVYQHLRELESLGLIEESYRKGRRVYYGITEKGRKFLETLSA, from the coding sequence ATGCGGGTGAAGTGCCCCTCCTGTGGGAGGGTCTATTCCTCCCTTATTCCCCCTAAGTGCTCCTGTGGGGCGTCCTTGACGATAACCTACGACTACGAGTCCATAGACGTTTCCAAGTGGAGGAACCGTGTTAAGGGTGTCTGGCGCTATAGGGAGCTTCTTCCGGACGTCAAGGAAGTTGTGAGCCTGAGTGAGGGTGGGACTCCCCTTTTGAAGGCTAAATTGGGGGAGGAGCTGGGCCTAAACGTCTTCATCAAGGACGAGACGAGGAACCCGACCGGTTCCTTCAGGGACAGGCTCGTTAGTGTGGCTGTTTCACACGGTTTGCCCTACGCTGAGAATGGTTTTGTCGTTGCCAGCAACGGAAACGCTGCGGCATCGCTTGCCGCATACGCTGCACGTGCCGGCAAGGAGGCCTATACAGTTGTCCCAAAGCTTATAGAGAAGTGCAAGCTCACTCAGATAGCGGCCTTCGGGGCGAGGATAATACGATACGGCGAGAGCGTTGACGAGGGCATAAGTTACGCCGATGGACTGGCCGAGGGCAAGGGGCTCTACAACGTCACGCCCGAGAGGAACGTAGTGGGCCTTGAGGGGCAGAAGACAATAGCCTTTGAGCTGTGGGAGGAGCTTAGCCCTACGCATGTGATAGTTCCTACTGGGAGCGGCAGCAACCTCTACAGCATCTACAAGGGCTTTAAAGAGCTCCTCACCATCGGGGCCATCGATGAGATGCCCAGGATGATAGCGGTTCAGGCTGAGAGGTGCTCACCCATAGCGAGTGAGGTGCTTGGCATCGAGCCTAAGGCAGAGCCGACCAAGGCACTTGGGCTGTACGTAAAGAACCCGCTCACGAAGGAGCTGGCGTTGGAGGCCATACGTGAGAGCGATGGGACAGCTGTTCTCGTGGGGGAGGATGAGCTCGATCTCGGTGAGAGGTTGCTCGCGAAGGAGGGCATCTTTGCGGAGTATGCATCCGCTGTTATAGTCCCGGCTCTTCTCAAGCTTGCCGAGGAGGGCTACTTTGATAGGGACGATAGAATAGCCCTTATAGTGACGAGTTCTGGCCTTAAGGGCCATTATTCCGAGAGCAGGGAGAAGTTTGCGATTGGTGGCACAAAACTGGAAATCCTTAAGCTCCTTAGTGGGAGGAGTATGTACGGCTATGAGATTTGGGAGGCCTTGGAGAAGCCCCTCAAGTATCAAGCGGTCTATCAGCATCTCCGCGAGCTGGAAAGCCTCGGTCTGATAGAGGAATCCTATCGGAAGGGGAGGCGGGTCTACTACGGCATAACCGAGAAGGGCAGGAAGTTCCTCGAGACACTCTCCGCTTAA
- the rpiA gene encoding ribose-5-phosphate isomerase RpiA — MEELKRAVAKEALKFIEDDMIVGLGTGSTTAYFIEYLGKLIMEEELEDVYGVPTSYQARLLALEYGVPVVGLDEVDAIDIAVDGADEVDPNLNLIKGRGAALTMEKIIEYRAGTFLVLVDESKLVERLGQKMPVPIEVIPAAWRAIKEELEVFNATAELRMASKKDGPVVTENGNFILDARFHRIDDPLDLEIELNNIPGVVENGIFADIADIVLVGTREGVKRLER; from the coding sequence ATGGAGGAGCTGAAGAGAGCGGTTGCTAAAGAGGCTTTGAAGTTCATCGAGGACGATATGATAGTGGGCCTTGGAACAGGCTCCACTACGGCCTACTTCATCGAGTATCTCGGCAAGCTCATAATGGAAGAGGAACTCGAAGACGTCTACGGCGTCCCGACGTCCTATCAGGCAAGACTATTGGCACTCGAGTACGGCGTTCCAGTTGTTGGCCTGGATGAAGTTGATGCTATAGACATAGCCGTTGACGGCGCCGACGAGGTTGACCCCAACCTGAACCTGATAAAGGGCCGCGGGGCAGCGCTGACAATGGAGAAAATCATCGAGTACCGTGCGGGAACGTTTCTCGTGCTGGTGGACGAGAGCAAGCTCGTAGAGAGGCTCGGTCAGAAGATGCCAGTGCCCATAGAGGTCATCCCAGCCGCGTGGAGGGCCATAAAGGAGGAACTCGAGGTCTTCAACGCCACAGCCGAGCTCAGGATGGCCAGCAAGAAGGACGGGCCGGTGGTCACGGAGAACGGAAACTTCATCCTCGACGCGAGGTTCCACCGCATCGACGACCCGCTAGACCTCGAGATAGAGCTCAACAACATTCCGGGCGTAGTTGAGAACGGCATATTCGCTGACATAGCCGACATAGTCCTCGTTGGCACGAGGGAAGGCGTCAAGAGGCTCGAGCGCTGA
- a CDS encoding MATE family efflux transporter — MDGDRRDKIDAMRQQIVEGHVEKTLIKLASPLIINNLVQVLYNLTDTFWLGKLGREELSAPGTAWPLVWFFMSIGMGFAIAGFAFVSQYVGAKRYDEANRAAGSLYSLMMIFSAIVAVVGVLIAPLAMDFMNVTPEVYDYALSYTRIVFIGIPFSFTLFAFNFLLRAIGDTKTPMKINAFTVFLNIVLDPFLIFGWLGFPALGVVGAAVATMVSNSIGSLIGGYLLFKGRVGIHLTLESLKPHWDFYKRIFRVGIPSSVGFSTDALGFVVLTRIIYGYGTVAFATYSIANRLINFMFAFANGISQAMGTMVGQNVGAEKYERAKKIAEKAMLINFIILSAGTAIVIVFRPQIFGFFIKDPEVLAESVKFVKYFAVSLPFFGILSAVSNVFQSAGHTKKAMVLGMIRLWILRIPLAYGLGQFLNDTIGVWLGMGLSNILSALFALAWFLRGSWMRKIIEKAP; from the coding sequence ATGGACGGTGACAGAAGGGACAAAATAGACGCGATGAGGCAGCAAATCGTCGAGGGGCACGTGGAGAAGACTCTCATCAAGTTAGCTTCTCCGCTCATCATCAACAACCTAGTGCAGGTTCTTTACAACCTCACGGACACCTTCTGGCTCGGTAAGCTCGGCAGGGAAGAGCTCTCTGCACCAGGAACCGCATGGCCCCTCGTGTGGTTCTTCATGAGTATAGGAATGGGCTTCGCCATAGCGGGCTTTGCCTTCGTGAGCCAGTACGTGGGAGCCAAGAGGTACGACGAAGCAAACAGGGCGGCTGGTTCCCTCTACTCCCTCATGATGATATTCTCCGCCATTGTGGCGGTCGTCGGTGTTCTGATAGCGCCTCTGGCGATGGATTTCATGAATGTCACGCCTGAGGTGTATGACTATGCCCTGAGCTACACGAGGATAGTCTTCATCGGAATACCATTCTCCTTTACGCTCTTCGCTTTCAACTTCCTCCTGAGGGCTATAGGAGACACTAAGACGCCGATGAAGATAAACGCATTCACGGTCTTCCTCAACATAGTCCTCGACCCGTTTCTGATCTTCGGCTGGCTGGGCTTTCCAGCCCTCGGCGTCGTCGGAGCGGCTGTGGCCACGATGGTCTCAAACAGCATCGGTTCGCTCATAGGCGGCTACCTGCTCTTCAAGGGCAGGGTTGGAATCCACCTAACGCTGGAGAGCCTGAAGCCACACTGGGACTTCTACAAGCGTATCTTCAGGGTAGGCATTCCGTCAAGTGTTGGCTTCTCCACGGATGCCCTAGGTTTCGTTGTGCTTACAAGGATTATATACGGTTACGGAACTGTGGCCTTCGCAACGTACAGCATAGCCAACAGGCTGATCAACTTCATGTTCGCCTTTGCCAACGGCATAAGCCAGGCCATGGGTACGATGGTAGGTCAGAACGTTGGGGCAGAGAAGTACGAGAGGGCCAAGAAGATAGCCGAAAAAGCGATGCTCATCAACTTCATAATCCTGAGCGCTGGAACGGCCATAGTCATCGTTTTCAGGCCGCAGATATTCGGCTTCTTCATAAAGGATCCAGAGGTTTTAGCGGAGAGCGTCAAGTTCGTGAAGTACTTCGCGGTCTCGCTGCCCTTCTTCGGCATACTCTCCGCGGTAAGCAACGTCTTCCAGAGCGCTGGCCACACTAAGAAGGCCATGGTGCTTGGCATGATAAGGCTCTGGATCCTGAGAATTCCCCTCGCTTACGGTCTCGGACAGTTCCTGAATGACACCATCGGCGTCTGGCTCGGTATGGGGCTGAGCAACATCCTCAGCGCACTGTTTGCCCTCGCCTGGTTCCTCCGGGGGAGCTGGATGAGAAAGATAATAGAAAAAGCACCATAA
- a CDS encoding MATE family efflux transporter: MRDSKVQRTREEILHGPIEKTLLSLSLPLIINNLVQVLYNITDTFWLGKLGRAELSAPGTAWPMIGTLMALGMGFATAGFALVGQYVGAGRYKEANRAAGSLYSLVLIFATFVGIFGYFATPYALRFMHVSVSVYPYALSYTRIIFLGIPFAFTSFAFSFLLRAVGDTKTPMKLNLLTVAVNIVLDPILIFGWFGFPEMGVTGAALATITANSIGSLIGAYLLFTGKVGVHLTPENLKPDLGFYSKIFRIGLPSSIGQSANNFGFVILTRIIFGFGDVAYAAYIITTRLVNVLTSISRGISMGMGTMVAQNVGAEQYERAKRIAERTMMVNFAIASFSVLLIGIFREEVFRVFLNDPAVIAESEIVLKYFLISVPFFNGIFVVVTNVFRSAGHTKKSMTLSILRLWGLRIPMSYAFGYIPALAFSFVLLGHTISVHIPLAELFNFTSKGVFFGMGMSNFITAGVALVWFMKGTWMRRVIGRVE, encoded by the coding sequence ATGAGGGACTCCAAAGTTCAGAGGACGCGCGAGGAAATTCTCCACGGGCCCATTGAGAAGACGCTTCTGTCTCTCTCGCTTCCGCTCATAATCAACAACTTAGTGCAGGTTCTGTACAACATCACCGACACATTCTGGCTCGGCAAGCTTGGAAGGGCAGAACTCTCAGCTCCAGGAACTGCCTGGCCTATGATAGGAACCCTTATGGCCCTCGGCATGGGCTTTGCCACGGCAGGCTTTGCACTCGTCGGGCAGTACGTAGGGGCCGGGAGATACAAAGAAGCGAACAGAGCTGCGGGTTCACTCTACTCCCTCGTGCTAATCTTTGCCACCTTTGTCGGGATATTCGGCTACTTCGCGACACCCTATGCACTCCGCTTCATGCACGTTTCAGTGAGTGTCTACCCATATGCTTTGAGCTACACGAGGATAATATTCCTCGGCATACCCTTTGCCTTCACCAGCTTTGCCTTCAGCTTTCTCCTAAGGGCCGTCGGTGACACCAAAACACCGATGAAGCTCAACCTCCTGACGGTGGCCGTAAACATAGTCCTCGACCCCATCCTAATATTCGGATGGTTCGGCTTTCCTGAAATGGGGGTCACTGGAGCCGCCCTAGCCACGATAACAGCTAACAGCATTGGCTCACTCATAGGTGCCTACTTGCTCTTCACTGGTAAGGTTGGCGTGCACCTCACTCCGGAGAACCTCAAACCGGATTTGGGATTCTACAGTAAAATATTCCGCATCGGACTGCCCTCGAGCATCGGCCAGTCTGCCAACAACTTCGGGTTCGTCATCCTGACGAGAATAATCTTCGGCTTCGGCGACGTCGCCTACGCTGCCTACATAATCACCACCCGCCTCGTGAACGTGCTCACGAGCATATCAAGGGGAATAAGCATGGGAATGGGCACGATGGTCGCCCAGAACGTCGGTGCGGAGCAGTACGAGAGGGCCAAGAGGATAGCCGAGAGGACAATGATGGTAAACTTTGCCATAGCCTCTTTCTCGGTTCTCCTGATCGGCATATTCAGAGAGGAGGTTTTCCGGGTCTTTCTCAATGACCCAGCAGTTATAGCCGAGAGTGAAATCGTTCTCAAGTACTTCCTAATTTCTGTCCCATTCTTCAACGGCATCTTCGTAGTAGTTACCAACGTCTTCAGGAGTGCAGGTCACACGAAAAAGAGCATGACCTTAAGCATACTCCGCCTTTGGGGCCTGAGGATACCGATGAGCTACGCCTTTGGTTATATACCAGCGCTGGCCTTCAGCTTCGTCCTGCTTGGGCACACAATCAGCGTCCACATTCCGCTGGCCGAGCTCTTCAACTTCACGAGCAAGGGAGTGTTCTTTGGCATGGGCATGAGCAACTTTATAACGGCTGGAGTGGCTTTAGTCTGGTTCATGAAGGGCACCTGGATGCGGAGGGTCATTGGAAGAGTGGAATAA
- the upp gene encoding uracil phosphoribosyltransferase, translated as MIRDERWTGVYHFEDSPFIMEILTELRDERTGPIAFRKGLVKLGRYMAYEITKTMETERIRIKTPLEETDGVLITDRRNVVIITVLRAAIPLMEGLIKVLDHARVGIVSASRGKAPKFEIEMKYVKVPQITEKDTVIIADPMIATGSTLIKVLDEVKKYGKAKRYVIVGVLAAPEGISRIKEAHPDVEMFVAAIDRELNEKGYILPGLGDAGDRAFGAPIKL; from the coding sequence ATGATCAGGGACGAACGCTGGACTGGAGTTTACCATTTTGAGGACTCGCCCTTTATTATGGAGATCCTAACCGAGCTCAGGGACGAGAGGACTGGGCCTATAGCCTTCAGAAAGGGACTCGTCAAGCTTGGGCGCTACATGGCCTACGAGATAACCAAGACTATGGAGACAGAGAGAATCAGAATAAAGACGCCCCTCGAGGAGACTGACGGAGTCCTCATCACTGACAGGCGCAACGTTGTCATAATAACAGTTCTCAGGGCCGCGATTCCGCTGATGGAAGGTCTGATCAAGGTTCTCGACCACGCCCGCGTGGGCATCGTCTCGGCCTCCCGCGGCAAGGCTCCGAAGTTCGAAATAGAGATGAAGTACGTCAAGGTACCCCAGATAACAGAGAAGGACACAGTCATCATAGCCGACCCGATGATAGCGACGGGCTCAACGCTGATTAAGGTTCTCGACGAGGTCAAGAAGTACGGAAAGGCCAAGCGCTACGTCATCGTCGGCGTCCTGGCCGCTCCAGAGGGAATAAGCAGGATAAAGGAAGCTCACCCCGACGTGGAGATGTTCGTCGCGGCGATAGACAGGGAGCTCAACGAAAAGGGCTACATCCTGCCAGGCCTTGGCGATGCCGGAGACAGAGCATTTGGAGCGCCGATTAAGCTTTGA